In one window of Meiothermus sp. DNA:
- a CDS encoding arsenate reductase (azurin) small subunit yields the protein MVVSRRRVVQVLGGVTMASLTGAGKAQFWFAPSLTYPAIKVGNVNSLKNNEPVYFNYPDARSQGILVKLGRPAIGGVGRERDIVAFSAACTHMGCGVQYKGGRFLCPCHYSMFDPAKAAAVYQGLASTGLPQIQLGIAQNGDIFARAVNGLIWGRARNI from the coding sequence ATGGTTGTAAGCCGTAGACGCGTCGTGCAGGTTTTGGGTGGGGTCACTATGGCCTCGCTAACCGGTGCGGGTAAGGCCCAGTTCTGGTTCGCCCCCAGTCTGACCTACCCGGCCATCAAGGTTGGCAACGTCAACAGCCTCAAAAACAACGAGCCGGTCTATTTCAATTACCCCGATGCCCGCTCCCAGGGCATTCTGGTCAAGCTGGGGCGCCCTGCTATCGGCGGGGTGGGCCGCGAGCGGGATATTGTGGCCTTCTCGGCCGCCTGTACCCACATGGGCTGCGGGGTGCAGTACAAGGGTGGGCGGTTTCTCTGCCCCTGCCACTACTCCATGTTCGACCCGGCCAAAGCCGCAGCGGTTTACCAGGGCTTAGCCAGCACCGGACTGCCGCAAATTCAGCTCGGAATCGCACAAAACGGAGATATTTTTGCCAGGGCGGTCAACGGCCTGATCTGGGGCCGGGCCCGCAACATCTGA
- a CDS encoding arsenate reductase (azurin) large subunit: protein MSNIGRRDALPIPPTNAEVKNTVCQYCTVGCGYKVYTWPVGAQGGLAANQNAFGVDLRNPQNPLGGLVYTETMHSIVTRKDGRQYHVVIVPASDSPINFKRDHSSRGATNAVATWSDARATQERLKYPLLRMGDQFQVITWDEALAILAGVAKGIRDKDGNDDNIAVKAFDHGGSGAGFENNWGVGSLFFKGFSVKHIAIHNRPAYNSEVWGSRERGVHELNYDAIDARLADTIVLWGANPYETASVFYTEHMQPNIQGATLEEKQRNLSRGEPVEAGYMIVVDPRRTSSLTIAENIAKDRTLHLRPNLGTDYILANAIARVMWERKYYNQRFLETRTDMAKFEEYKEKSLKVGTPYAQFMAEVERITGVRRADIEKAADWIAKPKAGGFARRTLTIYEKGIIWNMKNYDQVAAIVQMAVLGNNVGRAGTGCGRLGGHQEGYVRPPSPTPGSIYNGGPPVNVDKYLTDGKGKLYWVIGTNPYLSTPNNQLFRKRIRERTKALSDFLGQSGEPGTTQEWVAKILEGLDATGGLFMVVQDLYLIHTAQDAHLVLPASAWGEANQTSINCNSRLLRLYEKFMDPPGQAKQDWEICKLMGLKMAELYRAEGKEEEAKRFEFGKNWRTDEDVFLDGGNSYPNNAIPASEEATLPAECYKGVTYAFLRQVGQQGIRTPVRVENGKPVGTLRRYSVKFGTKDGKFSWYGTDDWEGYPEEVAKYLQGEMAQKYPFWMTTGRAQAIWQTMYNDRFLPEKMNTLPMPYIEIHPQDAQRLGLRGGDLAQVWNEEGNGTFLVYVTDAVRPGMIFALQYHHLGTSNSMTPGYTDPKTTIPWYKGTRVAIRKVRGALPDLQNSTSFLQQNKFD from the coding sequence ATGTCTAATATCGGTCGTCGAGATGCACTGCCCATTCCCCCCACCAACGCAGAAGTAAAAAACACGGTATGCCAGTACTGCACGGTGGGCTGCGGTTACAAGGTATACACCTGGCCGGTCGGCGCCCAGGGGGGCCTGGCCGCCAATCAGAACGCCTTTGGGGTGGACCTGCGCAACCCCCAAAACCCCCTGGGTGGCCTGGTCTATACCGAGACCATGCACTCCATCGTGACCCGCAAGGATGGGCGTCAGTACCACGTGGTGATCGTGCCGGCCAGCGACTCGCCCATTAACTTTAAGCGCGACCATTCCTCGCGCGGGGCCACCAACGCCGTGGCCACCTGGAGCGACGCCCGCGCTACCCAAGAGCGGCTCAAGTACCCCCTGCTGCGCATGGGCGACCAGTTCCAGGTCATCACCTGGGACGAGGCCCTCGCCATTCTGGCCGGGGTTGCCAAAGGCATCCGCGACAAGGACGGCAACGACGACAACATTGCCGTAAAAGCCTTCGACCACGGGGGCTCGGGAGCCGGTTTCGAAAACAACTGGGGTGTGGGTAGTTTGTTCTTCAAGGGCTTTAGCGTCAAACACATCGCCATCCACAACCGCCCGGCCTACAACTCCGAGGTCTGGGGTAGCCGCGAGCGGGGCGTGCACGAACTCAACTACGACGCCATCGACGCCCGCCTGGCCGATACCATCGTGCTCTGGGGCGCCAACCCCTACGAGACGGCCAGCGTCTTCTACACCGAGCACATGCAGCCCAACATTCAGGGAGCCACCCTGGAGGAAAAGCAGCGCAACCTGAGCCGCGGCGAGCCGGTCGAGGCCGGCTACATGATTGTGGTTGACCCCCGCCGCACCAGCAGCCTGACCATTGCCGAAAATATCGCCAAAGACCGTACCTTGCACCTCAGGCCCAACCTGGGCACCGACTACATCCTGGCCAACGCCATCGCGCGGGTGATGTGGGAGCGCAAGTACTACAATCAGCGCTTCCTGGAAACCCGCACCGACATGGCCAAGTTTGAGGAGTACAAGGAAAAAAGCCTCAAAGTCGGTACCCCCTATGCCCAGTTCATGGCCGAGGTGGAGCGCATCACCGGGGTACGCCGCGCCGACATCGAGAAAGCAGCCGACTGGATTGCCAAACCCAAGGCCGGTGGTTTTGCCCGTCGTACCCTGACCATCTACGAAAAGGGCATCATCTGGAACATGAAGAACTACGACCAGGTTGCGGCCATTGTGCAGATGGCGGTACTGGGGAACAATGTGGGGCGGGCCGGTACCGGCTGCGGTCGCCTGGGCGGGCACCAGGAGGGCTATGTGCGTCCCCCCTCCCCCACCCCGGGCTCGATCTACAACGGCGGGCCGCCTGTTAACGTAGACAAATACCTGACCGACGGCAAGGGCAAGCTCTACTGGGTCATCGGCACCAATCCCTACCTCTCCACACCCAACAACCAGCTCTTCCGCAAGCGCATCCGCGAACGCACCAAGGCCCTCTCGGACTTCCTGGGGCAGTCGGGTGAGCCGGGTACCACGCAGGAGTGGGTTGCCAAAATCCTGGAAGGTCTGGATGCTACGGGCGGCCTGTTCATGGTGGTGCAGGATTTGTATCTGATTCATACTGCCCAGGACGCACATCTGGTACTCCCCGCGAGCGCCTGGGGCGAAGCCAATCAGACCTCGATAAACTGCAACAGCCGTTTGTTGCGCTTGTACGAAAAGTTCATGGACCCACCAGGCCAGGCCAAGCAAGACTGGGAAATCTGCAAGCTAATGGGCCTCAAGATGGCCGAGCTGTACCGCGCCGAAGGCAAGGAAGAGGAGGCCAAGCGTTTCGAGTTTGGCAAGAACTGGCGCACCGACGAGGATGTCTTCCTGGACGGGGGCAACTCCTACCCCAACAACGCCATCCCGGCCAGCGAGGAAGCCACCCTGCCGGCCGAGTGCTACAAAGGGGTTACGTACGCCTTCTTGCGTCAGGTTGGGCAGCAGGGCATCCGTACCCCGGTGCGCGTAGAAAATGGCAAACCGGTGGGCACCCTGCGGCGCTACAGCGTGAAGTTTGGCACCAAAGACGGCAAGTTTAGCTGGTATGGAACCGACGACTGGGAAGGCTACCCCGAAGAGGTGGCGAAATACCTTCAGGGCGAGATGGCCCAGAAGTACCCCTTCTGGATGACCACCGGGCGGGCCCAGGCCATCTGGCAGACCATGTACAACGACCGCTTCCTGCCAGAAAAAATGAACACCCTGCCCATGCCCTACATCGAGATCCACCCCCAGGACGCCCAGCGCCTTGGCTTGCGTGGCGGGGATCTGGCCCAGGTCTGGAACGAAGAGGGCAACGGTACGTTCCTGGTCTACGTTACCGATGCGGTACGGCCGGGTATGATTTTTGCCTTGCAGTACCACCACCTCGGCACTTCCAACAGCATGACCCCGGGATACACCGATCCCAAGACCACCATCCCCTGGTATAAAGGCACCCGCGTGGCCATCCGCAAGGTACGCGGTGCCCTGCCCGACCTGCAGAACAGCACCAGCTTCCTGCAGCAAAACAAGTTTGATTAA